In a genomic window of Diabrotica undecimpunctata isolate CICGRU chromosome 2, icDiaUnde3, whole genome shotgun sequence:
- the LOC140434169 gene encoding cytochrome b-c1 complex subunit 7-like — MALSFVQKRFMSSGLQKWAYNLAGFNRYGLWRDDLLHEDSDVAEALKRVPQKTIDERNYRILRATQLSLSHSILPKEQWTKLEDDKLYLTPLVNEVIKERKEREEWNKNY, encoded by the coding sequence ATGGCTCTAAGCTTTGTCCAGAAACGTTTCATGTCCAGCGGATTACAAAAATGGGCATACAATTTGGCCGGTTTCAACAGGTATGGTCTCTGGAGAGACGATCTTCTCCATGAAGATTCTGATGTTGCAGAAGCCCTTAAACGTGTACCACAGAAAACGATTGATGAAAGAAACTACCGCATACTTAGGGCCACCCAACTTTCCCTTTCTCATAGTATTTTACCCAAAGAACAGTGGacaaaactagaagatgataaacTATACCTGACTCCATTGGTCAACGAAGTGATTAAAGAAAGAAAAGAACGTGAAGAATggaacaaaaattattaa